Proteins encoded within one genomic window of Microbacterium soli:
- a CDS encoding cold shock domain-containing protein codes for MPTGKVRFYDDEKGFGFIASDDGRDVFLHASALPAGVSVRKNTRVEFGLADGRRGPQALSVRVLDAPPSIVKATRKPADDMAIIVEDLVRLLDEVGGDLRRGRYPSSGQSRKVAAVLRRVADDLDA; via the coding sequence ATGCCCACCGGCAAGGTCAGGTTCTACGACGACGAGAAGGGTTTCGGCTTCATCGCATCCGATGACGGCCGGGACGTCTTCCTGCACGCCTCTGCCCTTCCCGCAGGCGTCTCCGTGCGCAAGAACACGAGGGTGGAGTTCGGGCTCGCCGACGGTCGACGCGGTCCGCAGGCGCTCTCGGTCCGCGTGCTCGATGCGCCGCCGAGCATCGTGAAGGCGACCCGCAAGCCCGCCGACGACATGGCGATCATCGTCGAGGACCTGGTGCGCCTGCTCGATGAGGTGGGCGGGGACCTGCGTCGCGGCCGTTATCCGTCCTCGGGGCAGAGCCGCAAGGTCGCCGCCGTCCTGCGCAGGGTAGCCGATGACCTCGACGCCTGA
- a CDS encoding metal-dependent transcriptional regulator, translated as MADLIDTTEMYLRTILELEEENIVPLRARISERLGHSGPTVSQTVGRMERDGLVVVSEDRRLELTDAGRRKAVDVMRKHRLAERLLSDVIGLDWAYVHEEACRWEHVMSEQVELRLVELLGHPTESPYGNPIPGLDQLGDIPTRSFEDGVIGLVKKLDATGGPIQGTVRRLAEPAQVDPELLEQLRDAGVVPGARGEYRYNEGYVLILMEGRDEGLELPVELASHIFLVGEKD; from the coding sequence ATGGCTGATCTGATCGACACGACGGAGATGTATCTTCGCACCATCCTCGAACTCGAGGAGGAGAACATCGTCCCCCTGCGGGCGCGCATCTCCGAGCGTCTGGGACACTCCGGTCCCACCGTGTCGCAGACCGTGGGCCGTATGGAGCGCGACGGCCTCGTCGTGGTCTCGGAGGACCGGCGGCTCGAGCTGACCGACGCGGGGCGCCGCAAGGCCGTCGACGTGATGCGCAAGCACCGGCTCGCCGAGCGCCTGCTCTCGGACGTGATCGGTCTGGACTGGGCGTACGTGCATGAAGAGGCGTGCCGGTGGGAGCATGTGATGAGCGAGCAGGTGGAGCTGCGCCTGGTGGAGCTGCTGGGGCATCCGACCGAGTCGCCCTACGGAAACCCCATCCCCGGCCTCGATCAGCTCGGCGACATCCCGACGCGCTCGTTCGAGGACGGCGTGATCGGTCTCGTGAAGAAGCTGGATGCCACGGGCGGGCCGATCCAGGGCACTGTCCGTCGTCTCGCCGAGCCCGCGCAGGTCGACCCGGAGCTGCTCGAGCAGCTCCGGGACGCAGGCGTCGTTCCCGGCGCGCGGGGCGAGTACCGCTACAACGAGGGGTACGTGCTGATCCTGATGGAGGGTCGGGACGAGGGGCTGGAGCTGCCGGTCGAGCTGGCGTCTCACATCTTCCTCGTGGGAGAGAAGGACTGA
- a CDS encoding multidrug ABC transporter ATPase has protein sequence MRKQDDSPEAAIGRLDRYLAYTALALAAASIICFFAIIIGTATGMDQAAFGTGVWPFLAAVPLFGLPLAFLLIIALLVITFVRRGRANRRG, from the coding sequence ATGAGAAAGCAAGACGACAGTCCCGAAGCGGCGATCGGCCGACTGGACCGCTACCTCGCGTACACGGCGCTGGCCCTGGCCGCGGCATCCATCATCTGCTTCTTCGCCATCATCATCGGCACGGCGACGGGCATGGACCAGGCTGCGTTCGGCACCGGCGTGTGGCCCTTCCTGGCCGCTGTCCCGCTGTTCGGCCTCCCGCTGGCCTTCCTGCTGATCATCGCGCTGCTCGTGATCACCTTCGTGCGCAGGGGACGCGCGAACAGGCGGGGCTGA
- a CDS encoding response regulator transcription factor, with translation MTDARILVVDDEPNIRDLLSRGLSFAGFKVRTVANGAATISAVLEEEPDLIILDVMLPDMNGFSVTKRLRGAGFTAPILFLTAKDDTQDKIEGLNAGGDDYVTKPFALDEIVARAQAILRRTMQTDEESLIRAGELSMDQDTHDVFVGSTAIELSPTEFKLLKYLMLNPNRVLSKAQILDHVWEYDFNGDAGIVESYISYLRRKIDPHTEESVIQTKRGFGYMLKVGKSA, from the coding sequence ATGACTGATGCGCGCATCCTGGTCGTCGATGACGAGCCGAACATCCGCGACCTGCTCTCCAGGGGTCTCAGCTTCGCCGGATTCAAGGTGAGGACAGTCGCCAACGGCGCGGCCACCATCTCCGCCGTCCTCGAGGAGGAGCCGGATCTCATCATCCTCGACGTGATGCTTCCCGACATGAACGGCTTCAGCGTGACCAAGCGTCTGCGCGGCGCGGGTTTCACCGCCCCCATCCTCTTCCTCACCGCCAAGGATGACACGCAGGACAAGATCGAGGGCCTCAACGCCGGCGGCGATGACTACGTCACCAAGCCGTTCGCGCTCGACGAGATCGTCGCACGCGCGCAGGCGATCCTGCGCAGGACGATGCAGACCGACGAGGAGTCGCTCATCCGCGCCGGCGAGCTGTCGATGGATCAGGATACCCACGACGTGTTCGTCGGCAGCACCGCCATCGAGCTGAGCCCGACGGAGTTCAAGCTGCTGAAGTACCTCATGCTCAACCCGAACCGGGTGCTGTCGAAGGCGCAGATCCTCGACCACGTCTGGGAATACGACTTCAACGGCGACGCCGGCATCGTGGAGAGCTACATCTCCTATCTGCGGCGCAAGATCGACCCGCACACCGAGGAGTCCGTCATCCAGACCAAGCGCGGATTCGGATACATGCTCAAGGTCGGCAAGTCCGCCTGA
- a CDS encoding HAMP domain-containing sensor histidine kinase, producing MTNGSDSVTRWWRRISLRAKVTGVTVAVLVLGLMVAGIGTVPILRSAMINNIDAQLPALATSGQADRFFDVSPVDGQLRFDPASDAPRSTDVVVAFYQADGTPIAQAGGQSAERRPDFPETFTLQRAKAREDQIIPLSGPDGLEFHAAVSPQPAQTSQSLLYVQVVALPLEEADRIVGTYVAVYTTVALIIVLLAALLIRGLVTLTFRRLGHVESTAMAIAAGDFSQRLTDLEPTTEVGRLNSAINTMLDRVDRSLAQRDRTVQNMRRFIGDASHELRTPLVSVRGYAELYRMGAIRGDEDTARAMERIEKEAIRMGVLVEDLLALARLDEEREKELQITPIDLRPVARDAALDLRVASPGRTITVIDTTADAGEPAPTRPAGPPATTPPPSPPGRAARPLGRLRRRARTAPAPVVPSIDFTEATDAPVRTPPIVLGEENKVRQVVTNLLGNARRFSPQNGPIEIVVGADRRRGIGTIAIVDHGEGIPPQIREHIFERFWRADTSRARETGGAGLGLAIVASIVESLRGSVRVEETPGGGATFIVSLPLAPPQATPAHLLEETQPLDKLDL from the coding sequence ATGACGAACGGATCCGACTCCGTCACCCGGTGGTGGCGGCGGATCAGCCTGCGCGCGAAGGTGACCGGCGTCACCGTCGCCGTGCTCGTGCTCGGCCTCATGGTCGCGGGCATCGGAACCGTCCCCATCCTGCGCAGCGCCATGATCAACAACATCGACGCGCAGCTGCCCGCGCTGGCCACGAGCGGACAGGCCGATCGGTTCTTCGACGTCTCCCCCGTCGACGGGCAGCTGCGGTTCGATCCCGCGTCGGACGCCCCGCGATCGACCGACGTCGTCGTCGCGTTCTACCAGGCCGACGGCACGCCGATCGCGCAGGCGGGAGGCCAGTCCGCCGAGCGCCGGCCGGACTTCCCCGAGACCTTCACCCTGCAGCGCGCGAAAGCCAGGGAGGACCAGATCATCCCGCTGAGCGGGCCGGACGGACTGGAGTTCCACGCGGCGGTGTCGCCGCAGCCGGCCCAGACCTCGCAGAGCCTGCTGTACGTGCAGGTCGTCGCGCTGCCTCTGGAGGAGGCCGACCGCATCGTCGGCACCTATGTGGCGGTGTACACGACGGTCGCGCTCATCATCGTGCTGCTGGCGGCGCTGCTCATCCGCGGGCTGGTGACCCTGACGTTCCGGCGGCTGGGTCACGTGGAATCCACGGCCATGGCCATCGCCGCCGGGGACTTCAGCCAGCGGCTGACGGACCTGGAGCCGACCACCGAGGTGGGGCGACTGAACTCCGCCATCAACACCATGCTGGACCGCGTGGACCGCTCCCTCGCGCAGCGCGACCGCACCGTGCAGAACATGCGCCGGTTCATCGGCGATGCCAGCCATGAGCTGCGCACGCCCCTGGTGAGCGTGCGCGGGTACGCCGAGTTGTACCGGATGGGTGCCATCAGGGGCGATGAGGACACCGCCAGGGCCATGGAGCGCATCGAGAAGGAGGCGATCCGGATGGGCGTGCTCGTCGAGGACCTTCTCGCCCTCGCACGCCTGGACGAGGAGCGCGAGAAGGAGCTTCAGATCACCCCCATCGATCTGCGGCCGGTGGCGCGCGATGCGGCGCTGGACCTCCGGGTCGCGTCGCCCGGGCGCACCATCACCGTGATCGACACCACCGCCGATGCCGGGGAACCCGCACCCACCCGCCCCGCGGGCCCGCCCGCCACGACTCCCCCGCCATCGCCCCCCGGCCGCGCCGCGCGCCCACTGGGCCGGCTGCGGCGACGGGCCAGGACCGCCCCCGCGCCCGTCGTGCCGTCGATCGACTTCACTGAGGCGACGGATGCTCCCGTGCGCACGCCTCCGATCGTGCTGGGCGAGGAGAACAAGGTGCGCCAGGTGGTCACCAACCTGCTGGGCAATGCCCGCCGGTTCTCCCCCCAGAACGGGCCGATCGAGATCGTCGTGGGTGCGGACCGTCGCCGCGGCATCGGCACGATCGCGATCGTCGACCACGGCGAGGGCATCCCCCCGCAGATCCGCGAGCACATCTTCGAGCGCTTCTGGCGCGCCGACACGTCCCGCGCGAGGGAGACCGGCGGTGCCGGACTGGGGCTGGCGATCGTGGCGTCGATCGTGGAGTCGCTGCGGGGTTCGGTGCGCGTGGAGGAGACCCCGGGCGGCGGGGCGACGTTCATCGTGTCGCTGCCGCTCGCCCCGCCGCAGGCGACGCCCGCGCATCTTCTCGAGGAGACGCAGCCGCTGGACAAGCTGGATCTCTGA
- the serC gene encoding phosphoserine transaminase translates to MAIEIPRELLPVDGRFGCGPSKVRPAQIEALASVGASLLGTSHRKTPVKNLVASVRERLSTLFGLPEGYEIILGNGGSTAFWDAAAFGLIERRSQNLVFGEFGGKFAKAAAAPWLEAPDVRHAEPGSLAAAEVVEGVDVYAWPHNETSTGVAAPVQRIAADGALTVVDATSAAGGIDVDIAQADVYYFAPQKNLGSDGGLWFAAVSPAAVERIERIAASDRYIPEFLSLNNALTNSRLSQTLNTPAITTLHLLDSQLDWILGNGGLEWAARRTAVSSGLLYDWAEATSVTTPFVSEPAHRSPVVATIDFDGVDAAAIATALRANGIVDTEPYRKLGRNQLRIATFVSIDPDDVRQLIRSIDFVLEHLG, encoded by the coding sequence ATGGCGATCGAGATCCCCCGCGAACTCCTGCCCGTCGACGGACGCTTCGGCTGCGGCCCGTCCAAAGTGCGCCCTGCGCAGATCGAGGCGCTCGCCTCGGTCGGTGCGAGCCTGCTGGGCACGTCGCATCGGAAGACCCCGGTCAAGAATCTCGTCGCCAGCGTCCGCGAGCGCCTGTCGACGCTGTTCGGCCTTCCCGAGGGCTATGAGATCATCCTCGGCAACGGCGGCTCGACGGCCTTCTGGGACGCCGCCGCGTTCGGCCTGATCGAGCGCCGCAGCCAGAACCTCGTCTTCGGTGAGTTCGGCGGCAAGTTCGCCAAGGCCGCGGCCGCCCCCTGGCTCGAGGCCCCGGACGTGCGCCATGCGGAGCCCGGGTCCCTCGCCGCCGCCGAGGTCGTGGAGGGCGTCGACGTGTACGCCTGGCCGCACAACGAGACCTCCACAGGCGTTGCCGCCCCCGTGCAGCGGATCGCCGCCGACGGGGCTCTCACCGTCGTCGACGCCACGAGCGCCGCGGGAGGCATCGATGTCGACATCGCCCAGGCAGACGTCTACTACTTCGCTCCGCAGAAGAACCTCGGCTCCGACGGCGGACTGTGGTTCGCCGCCGTGTCGCCGGCCGCTGTCGAGAGGATCGAGCGGATCGCCGCATCCGACCGGTACATCCCCGAGTTCCTGAGCCTGAACAACGCGCTCACCAACTCCCGGCTCAGCCAGACGCTGAACACCCCCGCCATCACGACGCTGCACCTGCTGGACAGCCAGTTGGACTGGATCCTCGGCAACGGCGGGCTCGAGTGGGCCGCCCGCCGGACCGCCGTCTCATCGGGTCTGCTGTACGACTGGGCCGAGGCCACCTCGGTGACCACGCCGTTCGTCTCGGAGCCCGCCCATCGTTCCCCCGTCGTGGCGACGATCGACTTCGACGGCGTCGACGCGGCCGCCATCGCGACGGCGCTGCGCGCCAACGGCATCGTCGACACGGAGCCGTACCGCAAGCTCGGCCGCAACCAGTTGCGCATCGCCACGTTCGTCTCGATCGATCCGGACGATGTGCGTCAACTGATCCGCTCCATCGACTTCGTGCTCGAGCACCTCGGCTGA
- a CDS encoding DUF3027 domain-containing protein, which translates to MTSTPEDLAVAARELALAALHEITPASTVGPPAGYVVEESGALSLRFENRLPGYPGWYWTVSVAQLDGAEPTVLEVELMPGDGALLAPDWVPWAERLAEYRAHQAELAAQAAAAGDDAPEGDEAADGDEDDDDDDDHDVSDLLHAGDLDGVDIDELDEDARSDDEGDDDQGGADEEE; encoded by the coding sequence ATGACCTCGACGCCTGAGGACCTGGCCGTCGCGGCGCGCGAGCTCGCGCTGGCCGCGCTGCACGAGATCACGCCCGCGTCCACGGTGGGTCCTCCGGCCGGGTACGTCGTCGAGGAGAGCGGTGCGCTCTCGCTGCGTTTCGAGAACCGACTCCCCGGGTACCCCGGGTGGTACTGGACGGTGTCCGTCGCGCAGCTGGACGGTGCCGAGCCGACCGTGCTCGAGGTCGAGCTCATGCCGGGAGACGGCGCGCTGCTGGCTCCGGACTGGGTGCCGTGGGCGGAGCGGCTGGCAGAGTATCGCGCGCATCAGGCCGAGCTCGCGGCCCAGGCCGCCGCAGCGGGCGACGACGCGCCCGAGGGCGATGAGGCCGCGGACGGCGATGAGGATGACGACGATGACGACGATCACGACGTGAGCGATCTGCTGCACGCGGGTGACCTCGACGGTGTGGACATCGACGAACTCGACGAGGACGCCCGCAGCGATGATGAGGGCGACGATGATCAGGGCGGTGCGGACGAGGAGGAGTGA
- a CDS encoding DNA repair helicase XPB, whose translation MSDGPLIVQSDHTVLLEVAHADAESARHELAIFAELERAPEHIHTYRITRLGLWNARAAGHTAEEMLGTLERFSRFPVPSSVAVDLRETVNRYGRLVIERDAEGALILRSDDDAVLAQVAGGKRIQPLLIGHPAPDRYVIDAWARGQIKQELLKLGWPAEDLAGYTPGTPLEINLDENGWSMRPYQSAAVAAFAQEGSGVVVLPCGAGKTIVGAAAMAATGATTLILVTNTVSARQWRDELLKRTTLSPDDIGEYSGQVKEVKPVTIATYQILTAKRKGQYAHLALLDALDWGLIVYDEVHLLPAPVFKLTADLQARRRIGLTATLVREDGREGDVFSLIGPKRFDAPWKQIEAQGFISPAACYEVRVDLPPSTRLEYAAASDDERYRLAASAPAKIRAVRELIAQHPDERILVIGQYLDQLDELSEALNAPQITGSTPVDEREELYRQFREGEISLLVVSKVANFSVDLPEASVAIQVSGSFGSRQEEAQRLGRLLRPKQSNHTASFYTLIARDTIDQDYAQNRQRFLAEQGYSYTIMDATDLAA comes from the coding sequence ATGTCTGATGGCCCCCTGATCGTCCAGAGCGATCACACCGTGCTGCTGGAGGTCGCGCACGCCGACGCCGAGTCCGCGCGTCACGAGCTGGCGATCTTCGCCGAGTTGGAGCGGGCCCCCGAGCACATCCACACGTACCGGATCACCCGGCTCGGGCTGTGGAACGCGCGGGCGGCCGGTCATACGGCCGAGGAGATGCTCGGCACCCTCGAGCGATTCTCCCGCTTCCCCGTGCCGTCGTCCGTCGCCGTCGACCTGCGCGAGACCGTGAACCGCTATGGACGTCTGGTGATCGAGCGGGATGCTGAGGGCGCGCTGATCCTGCGCTCCGACGACGACGCCGTCCTGGCCCAGGTGGCGGGCGGAAAGCGCATCCAGCCGCTGCTGATCGGCCATCCCGCGCCCGACAGGTACGTCATCGACGCGTGGGCGCGCGGACAGATCAAGCAGGAGCTGCTGAAGCTCGGCTGGCCCGCCGAGGACCTCGCCGGCTACACGCCCGGCACCCCGCTCGAGATCAACCTGGACGAGAACGGCTGGTCGATGCGCCCCTACCAGAGCGCGGCCGTGGCTGCTTTCGCCCAGGAGGGCTCGGGCGTGGTGGTGCTGCCGTGCGGCGCGGGCAAGACCATCGTCGGTGCTGCCGCCATGGCCGCCACCGGAGCGACGACCCTGATCCTCGTGACCAACACGGTCTCGGCACGGCAGTGGCGCGACGAGCTGCTCAAGCGCACCACGCTCTCCCCCGACGACATCGGCGAGTACTCCGGCCAGGTCAAGGAGGTCAAGCCGGTCACGATCGCCACCTACCAGATCCTCACTGCGAAGCGGAAGGGGCAGTACGCCCACCTGGCGCTGCTGGATGCCCTGGACTGGGGGCTCATCGTGTACGACGAGGTGCATCTGCTGCCCGCTCCGGTGTTCAAGCTGACCGCCGACCTGCAGGCGCGACGGCGCATCGGCCTGACCGCGACGCTGGTACGCGAGGACGGCCGCGAGGGCGACGTGTTCAGCCTCATCGGCCCCAAGCGGTTCGACGCCCCGTGGAAGCAGATCGAGGCGCAGGGCTTCATCTCCCCCGCCGCGTGCTACGAGGTGCGCGTGGATCTGCCGCCCAGCACCCGCCTGGAGTACGCGGCTGCGAGCGACGACGAGCGCTACCGGCTCGCGGCATCCGCACCGGCGAAGATCCGAGCCGTGCGCGAGCTGATCGCCCAGCATCCCGACGAGCGCATCCTCGTGATCGGACAGTACCTGGATCAGCTCGACGAGCTGTCCGAGGCGCTGAACGCGCCGCAGATCACCGGCTCCACGCCCGTGGACGAGCGCGAGGAGCTGTACCGGCAGTTCCGCGAGGGGGAGATCTCGCTGCTCGTGGTCTCGAAGGTGGCGAACTTCTCGGTAGACCTTCCCGAGGCATCCGTCGCCATCCAGGTGTCCGGATCCTTCGGATCACGCCAGGAGGAGGCCCAGCGGCTGGGCCGACTGCTGCGGCCCAAGCAGTCGAACCACACGGCGAGCTTCTACACCCTCATCGCACGGGACACGATCGATCAGGACTACGCGCAGAACCGGCAGCGTTTCCTCGCCGAGCAGGGGTACAGCTACACCATCATGGATGCGACGGATCTGGCGGCCTGA
- a CDS encoding helicase-associated domain-containing protein translates to MSTHARPLADGLAAASDAELAALLRVRGVRPDADWNDFFDAAEALLEPASIERGLAALTRDQARALVAATRGGADAGDRALLVGTGLLDAQGRVPAPVAAAVAAHPEVSGAVRTEERSASDAEEARAAELAFTTVGALADLLLVAQATPLALVATGALSATEKRRLAVQDDVDDLRVLAELTGLAQPVDRELRVTGTAEAWLAASFGTRWSLLVTALRDALPAGVRSGAGWLPPDAWEGAHPWDDAWPDRARGLQRLLVLLGLRTEDDAEPSWARPARQGDRVETAALEALLPTEVDRIFLQNDLTAIAPGPLQPALDTRLRKMTEHESTAQVSSYRFTPDSIARALVDGEDEQSILSFLRELSLTGLPQPLEYLVSQTAARHGLVRVGPDPTGGTIVASVDAHLLEAIEVDRNLRPMGLVRSGDHLVSRVSAETVAWALSDARYPATLVDRYGTTVASRRRRVAPAAPADPEDYAELIARLRLRQGPDSDAAWLGRELEAAVRARAHVLVEVAMPDGSTRRLTLEAAGIGGGRLRGRDRTADVERTLPVRSIRSVRVLES, encoded by the coding sequence ATGAGCACGCACGCCCGCCCGCTGGCCGATGGACTGGCCGCGGCGAGCGATGCGGAGCTCGCCGCGCTGCTGCGAGTGCGCGGCGTGCGCCCCGATGCGGACTGGAACGACTTCTTCGACGCCGCCGAGGCGCTGCTGGAGCCCGCCTCGATCGAACGGGGGCTGGCGGCGCTCACCCGCGACCAGGCGCGTGCTCTGGTCGCCGCGACGCGGGGCGGTGCGGATGCCGGGGACCGGGCCCTGCTCGTCGGCACCGGCCTCCTCGATGCGCAGGGCCGCGTCCCGGCTCCGGTGGCAGCGGCCGTGGCCGCGCACCCGGAGGTCTCCGGCGCCGTGCGGACCGAGGAGCGATCCGCCTCCGACGCGGAGGAGGCACGGGCCGCCGAGCTCGCCTTCACGACCGTCGGAGCCCTCGCCGACCTGCTGCTGGTCGCACAGGCGACGCCGCTGGCGCTCGTCGCGACCGGGGCGCTGAGCGCCACAGAGAAGCGTCGCCTCGCCGTGCAGGACGACGTCGACGACCTGCGCGTTCTCGCCGAGCTCACCGGGCTCGCACAGCCCGTGGACCGCGAGTTGCGCGTGACCGGGACTGCTGAAGCGTGGTTGGCGGCCTCGTTCGGCACCCGGTGGAGCCTGCTGGTGACCGCCCTGCGGGACGCCCTGCCGGCCGGTGTCCGATCGGGCGCGGGCTGGCTCCCGCCGGACGCCTGGGAGGGCGCGCATCCGTGGGACGACGCCTGGCCCGACCGGGCGCGTGGGCTCCAGCGCCTCCTCGTGCTTCTGGGCCTGCGCACCGAGGACGATGCGGAGCCGTCCTGGGCGAGACCCGCGCGCCAGGGCGACCGTGTCGAGACCGCCGCCCTGGAAGCCCTGCTGCCGACGGAGGTCGATCGGATCTTCCTGCAGAACGATCTCACGGCCATCGCTCCCGGTCCACTGCAGCCCGCCCTCGACACCAGGCTGCGCAAGATGACCGAGCACGAGTCGACGGCTCAGGTGTCCTCCTACCGGTTCACCCCCGACTCCATCGCACGCGCGCTCGTGGATGGTGAGGACGAGCAGAGCATCCTCTCGTTCCTGCGCGAGCTGTCGCTGACCGGTCTGCCCCAGCCGCTGGAGTACCTCGTCTCGCAGACGGCAGCCCGGCACGGCCTCGTGCGCGTGGGCCCCGATCCCACCGGCGGCACGATCGTGGCCAGCGTCGACGCCCACCTGCTCGAGGCCATCGAGGTGGACCGCAATCTGCGCCCGATGGGCCTGGTCCGATCCGGCGACCACCTGGTCTCCCGAGTCAGCGCGGAGACCGTCGCATGGGCGCTGTCGGACGCCCGCTATCCGGCCACACTGGTCGACCGGTACGGGACGACCGTCGCCTCGCGGCGGCGCCGCGTCGCGCCCGCGGCGCCGGCGGATCCCGAGGACTACGCCGAGCTGATCGCCCGGCTGAGACTGCGGCAGGGACCGGATTCGGACGCCGCCTGGCTGGGGCGCGAGCTGGAGGCCGCCGTGCGAGCGCGAGCGCATGTGCTCGTCGAGGTGGCGATGCCCGACGGCTCGACGAGGCGGCTGACGCTGGAGGCCGCCGGCATCGGCGGCGGCCGGCTGCGAGGGCGTGATCGCACGGCCGATGTCGAGCGCACGCTTCCGGTGCGCAGCATCCGCTCGGTGCGCGTGCTGGAGAGCTGA
- a CDS encoding HNH endonuclease has protein sequence MRTLVLNAGYEPLTVVSFKRAMVLVMNEKASVIEHVEGDPVRAGRRSYDRPVVILLSRYVRIPSGRRVPVTRRGVLRRDDHRCGYCGRSAATIDHILPRSRGGVDSWENLVACCLRCNNLKSDRTPQEMGWELRLTPRPPRGSAWTVRGAERGDPRWEPYLALAA, from the coding sequence ATGCGCACACTGGTCCTGAACGCCGGATACGAGCCACTCACGGTGGTCTCGTTCAAGAGAGCCATGGTGCTCGTGATGAACGAGAAAGCGAGCGTCATCGAGCACGTGGAGGGCGATCCGGTCCGCGCGGGCCGCCGATCCTACGACCGGCCTGTCGTGATACTCCTCAGTCGCTACGTGCGCATCCCCTCGGGCAGGCGGGTGCCGGTCACGCGACGCGGCGTGCTGCGCCGTGACGATCATCGCTGCGGGTACTGCGGCAGGAGCGCCGCCACGATCGACCACATCCTGCCGAGGTCGCGTGGCGGAGTCGACAGCTGGGAGAACCTCGTCGCCTGCTGCCTGCGCTGCAACAACCTCAAGAGCGATCGCACCCCGCAGGAGATGGGCTGGGAGCTGAGGCTGACGCCCAGGCCGCCCCGGGGGAGCGCCTGGACGGTGCGCGGCGCCGAGCGCGGAGACCCGCGATGGGAGCCGTACTTGGCGCTCGCGGCGTGA
- a CDS encoding M23 family metallopeptidase, which translates to MRTVAIFAAVGALVAAVALPAYAATSSVQPEAATLQQMAVDEAQSLVVASEATTAPIERSTYSATTPEEIAKKKAEEAAKKRAAAAARLASSGSRLSDADLRLVAAGSGEVRYPLPQGSYYVSRTLGSGHNGADMVAPAGTPIFAAAGGVVRVSTESYYGYGVGIVIDSVVGGQRVSTLYGHMTNGTRAVQVGQVVQPGQFIGKVGNTGRSYGAHLHFEVRVNGSLVEPIAWLRANAG; encoded by the coding sequence ATGCGCACTGTGGCGATCTTCGCCGCCGTCGGCGCCCTCGTCGCCGCCGTCGCACTTCCCGCCTATGCGGCCACCAGCTCGGTGCAGCCCGAGGCTGCGACGCTGCAGCAGATGGCCGTCGATGAGGCGCAGTCGCTCGTGGTCGCCTCCGAGGCCACCACCGCGCCGATCGAGCGCAGCACGTACTCCGCCACCACCCCGGAGGAGATCGCGAAGAAGAAGGCCGAGGAAGCGGCGAAGAAGCGCGCCGCAGCGGCCGCGCGGCTGGCCTCCAGCGGCAGCCGTCTCAGCGACGCCGACCTGCGCCTGGTCGCGGCGGGGTCGGGCGAGGTCCGTTACCCGCTTCCGCAGGGTTCGTACTACGTCAGCCGCACGCTGGGCAGCGGCCACAACGGCGCGGACATGGTCGCCCCCGCGGGCACCCCGATCTTCGCCGCCGCCGGTGGTGTGGTGCGCGTCTCCACGGAGAGCTATTACGGCTACGGCGTCGGGATCGTCATCGACTCCGTCGTCGGCGGGCAGCGCGTCTCCACGCTGTACGGCCACATGACCAACGGCACACGCGCCGTGCAGGTCGGACAGGTCGTCCAGCCCGGGCAGTTCATCGGTAAGGTCGGCAACACCGGCCGCTCCTACGGTGCGCACCTGCATTTCGAGGTCAGGGTCAACGGGTCGCTCGTCGAGCCCATCGCCTGGCTGCGCGCGAACGCCGGTTGA
- a CDS encoding Lsr2 family protein: MARRIVHQLVDDIDGTLLEAGEGETIRFSLNGAAYEIDLTNSHAEELRESLAPYIRAGRRASAGNVRAAAPRRRAARNSEVSEIREWAKSQGLNVSERGRISAEVMDAYRAAH; this comes from the coding sequence ATGGCTCGACGAATTGTGCATCAGCTTGTTGATGATATCGATGGGACTCTGCTGGAGGCCGGAGAAGGGGAGACCATCCGTTTCTCTCTGAACGGCGCCGCATACGAGATCGATCTGACGAATTCCCATGCGGAGGAGTTGCGGGAATCTCTCGCACCCTATATCAGGGCCGGGCGGCGCGCCTCCGCCGGAAATGTCCGTGCCGCTGCACCCCGACGCCGAGCCGCCCGCAATTCCGAGGTCAGCGAGATCCGGGAATGGGCGAAGTCGCAGGGATTGAACGTCTCCGAGCGCGGGCGCATCTCCGCCGAGGTGATGGACGCCTACCGCGCCGCGCACTGA